One Argentina anserina chromosome 6, drPotAnse1.1, whole genome shotgun sequence genomic window, CTTATTTCGCAACATCAAATTCTGGAGATCTGCCATCTTTTGATCCcaagaaaatcaaagaaaaacagaaacacaTTATGAGAAAAATAAGCTGATAGATAGAATGATGTGATTAGATAGAACATTACAAACAATGTCAATATTATAATCAAACCAAATCCACCTGCCAAATGCCACTGAAatgaacaaagaaaaacattttGACCACATACTatcaaatttcaaattcacCATTTAATACATGGTACAGaacatatatacacatatatgcTTAGAGTGCGTGAAACTCATCACTAGCTCATAAGGTGTAAAGACCATAGCATGTTACATGAAAGCTCCTATATGACATTACTAGCTGGTTGGTTATTGCAATTTGACAAGTAAAGATTGAATGCAGTTCATTTAGCAAAGATTTCCTACAATGGTTGAATAAGATTAAAGCCACCAATGCAGCAATTAATACTAGGACAACCATCCAGTAAGTTCGTGGCAGTTATATTAAATTTCTAATGTCATTACTTGTTCTTCCAGGTCATTCAAGTAAGCTTCCTTTTCACGAATCCTACCCACCAATTTAAACCGCTGAGCCTGAAAGGATTAGAAATAATATCAACATCAAAGCACCCTTATCTCAAAACAGGTTTGCATGTCACgtgattaaaataataataatgacaTCTACCCAGAACCGACCTCAATTTCATCCAGATCAATATTTGAATCTCGAAGTCCCTTCCACCAGATTTGTTTTTTCTCTTTGGTGATGATATCCATTGCCGTAAGAACATTTAGTGCATCATATACTCGACGTCTTATGTTTTTCTCATCTTCctgaaaaaatattatttcattattagaACAGTTGAAGGATATTGAAGAATAATAGCAAAGATTATGAAAATGCAGACATTTAAATTTACTAACCTCACTCAAAGCTTCTGTTTCACCATAAATTCTAGGTAACTCTGAAATGATCTCATCTGCAATCTGAACATAATTACTATCAATTATAAAAATACAGTCATCTGAAAACTGAGCATAATTACTATCAATCATTAAAATACGCTCATCTGCAATCTGAACATTatcatatattaaaatatgCTACGGCACTCGATGGTATAAGATGGAAGAACTAATCAGAAGCTTGTATATGGTAGTGGTTGTTAGTCAAAAGATATTACAGAATCTAACAGCGAACAAGGACTTCTACATTAGAATCAGCATTCCTTTCAAGCTATAATACAATCAGGTAAACCCCAAACTGATTCCAGGAAACGCCATATGCAATAACAGCAAAGACAAGGATTAATAACATGATGAAGAAACAATAGCTAACTAATAGATCTCTTAGTTACTTCCATAATTCTCTCCCAGAGAAACTATATTATTactcaacaaactaaagaaacCATACCTCATCATATGTTGCTCTTCCCTTGGTCTTCAACTTGctataaactgaaaacaaggTCATTTAGTCACTAACCACAGCTTTTGAATTCTTGCTCTTTTATATATCTAGGCTTCTTGAATTTAGTCGTAGACGAACTATATAAGCATATGCCGAAAGATCAAATGCAGCAAGactttttttctcttattcATGTTAAGATGGACATGTCTTGAGTTGTGTAGTATAAACTGACCCATGAAACTGAACTGACGTAAACCTCTAGATGTATATTTTGaaccctttttcttctttcctgCATTTCTGTACAGATTGAAAGCATTTAAGACAATACATAACAAACGTGAGCATATCATACCGGTGGATAGGCTTAACTGAGCAAATCTCGAAAAAGGATGCTATGGCAACCAAAAGCTATTGAACTGATTCTTGCTCAATTGCAagatatgaaaaaataaataaataaataaaacaacattatATGAGGCATAGGCCGCTTGCACTCACTTTTCAACATCTGGCGTACTTATGTTGTCATATTGGAAATTCATACTGTCTGAGATCCGGACACTCTTAGAAGCAGCTGCATTGCTCACAGGAGCTGACTTGGGAGTTTCCGGACTAGGATATCCCCGAGATAACTCACCAAAAGAATCCCCCAAATACTCAACCTCCATTACAGTCTAGAAGCTACTAGGATCGGCACCGAAAGAAGATACTCCGCAGGTGAAGCACAACAGACCTACTTATCATGCATTAGAAATTAGGAAAAACTAAAAGTAAAAAGCAAATGAAGCAATGATTTTGTTCTAACAACATTGACAAATATGCCTTACATCTAAGTTCACCTCATAATAGAAATTATCACAAACACACCAAGCGCTTACAGCTTCTAAGCAAAATTAGAGGGAATCGACATTGTATGGTTAACATTTATTTCATatcaatttaaaattaaatgtaAGAGAACCAGATACGATCTATGCGGTAACAATAAACTAATAGTGGGCTCAAGAAGTATATGCAAGCGAATACCCAATTGGACTAGAATGGTTTACAGTTCTACTTTTGATAGGTGAggaaataaaaatgaggtAGATCAGAAGGAATTATAGGGATGAACTTGTTGGGTAAAGATGGGAGAGTAAACGCGAAACAGAGGCGGTAAGTtttaagaagaaagagagaatgaAGAAGAATCAGACCTGAAGAGAGGGAGGTGTCTCAATGGCGACCAAGGAAAACCCTAAACCTGAGGCTGCTGTTAAGGCACATTAACATAACTGGACTTGGAGTTCCCGCTTTCGCCAATATGAAAGATCCAATAAGGCATTAGAGAGCCTAATCCTTAAGTCCAAAACGTAGGCCATAGAAAGCAACAAGGTTTCGTGGTGTAGTTGGTTATCACGTCAGTCTAACACACTGAAGGTCTCCGGTTCGAACCCGGGCGAAGCCATCATGTTTCTTGccctttttatttgtttttatgttaTATCAACTACAAGCTGATCTAACTTCATCTGAATTAGCCTATTATAAACATGGGTTGCTAAACCATTTCATCAGCACAGATAGACAACAGCAAGGTTCCAACAGATAACCCACAGTAGGAAGATAGAAGAGGGAAACAAGATATAGCAAAGACTATTTACACTGGTTAGACCTGAAATTTTCAGAATCAAGAAGTTTCACAATGAGTTTCTCTAGCCGCTTAGAATCTACACTCGGTTTTACAGCCAGTGGATATCCATAAACTGAACATCTATCTTTACCTACTCTTCCCAAACACCAACCACCAGGTGCAAGATGCCCAGTTGGTCTCTTCAGAAGCACCTTATCAATTTTGTCAAGAACTGGATCATCTCTTGCAAACGGACTGCCAAAAGGAGTTCCAGCTTGGAAAATGTCTTTGTAATGTTCCAGTGTTAGATTAACCGGATTTAGCTTTGGAGGGCTATCCCACCTAATGTAATGTAAGTCATGATTTACAGTTGTGTTCTGGTAATCCTTATGATTGCAGATGACAGTGTGGAAGTAGCCCTCTGGTGATGACAGGAAATTGGTATAGTACATCAGAAGAGTGCGGGGAAGATTGTCCCACCCCAAAATACAGAACTCAAGAAATGATCTTGTCAGCATCATCCCTGTAGAACCTGAAAGTAGAAAGGTTTGTATTTCAGATCAGCAAAGTAATGGCACTTCAACACCGGCCAACGCTATGCTTAATAAACTACAGTTTCATTATAGGTTTCCAACTAGTACAATATGCTCCATTGCATCATGTTAAAATGGTTAATTAAGGCTTCAGTAAGGTTGGATAAGCATAAAAAGTGCATAACCTAGTAAATTTCAGTTTAATAGATGTAAAAGGACTACACTGCGGTCAACATGACAAGAGTGACACCTTGCACGTACAGTCTAAAGATAGTCAGGATGACAATCAACAACATTTCCTACTATCAAGGGTATCACTGTGAAATGCCAGTAATAAATTTAGAGGACCTATCGCTTCAGAACTTGAGAATCAATTGTTTCAGGGGAAACAGTGCTCAATCCGAAATTACGCTGAATTTTCATTGTTCAAAGAAATTCGAGCTGCTGTAAGCTTAATTTTTCAAGGAAAGTGATTCATAGTTAAGTAAggaagctgttcagaaagctCAAAAATGAAGTGTTTGGTTTTAATGCATCTTAATCCACTGGCTCAAAACTAGTGTATGAGAAATGGTTGAACTATGTCCATGTTAAATTTCCTATTTCTCTATGAATATAGCACTATCAAGAATAACCTAACACCTGCTACAATCTGACGGATTCAAATTTACTCAAATTTATAAACTCATCTGTAAGCAGTGTGAAGGATAGGCAAAGACTACAATACTAGCTGGCACAAGAAGATAAACACGAGATCATAATATTCGAACGGTAGATAGAGCTTAGGAGGAGTACCCATGAATAACTTGAAAGAAGCTGGCAATGACCTCCTCTCTTTAGCCCAAAACACCCCGGATTTCTTATTGTGGTACAGACCAGGATCGATTATAATCGGCCTCGCTCTCTGATTTCTGCAACAGTTTCGCACATACCGAATCACGTCCAACACCACACACATACAAACTAAAAATAAACAGTACAAGAGAAATCACGCTCACTCTTTCCACCCAATATTGCTAGTGTGCTCCAGGAAGTTGAGGTCCCTCGGCAAGTACGAAAAGATATGCAACAAATCTAACAACCCGTAATTAGCAACTTAACCTCAATCTCTAAGTTTATAATTTTAAGACGCTAATTAGTAATGAGAGCTACCATCTTGGGACATGAGTGGGTAATCCGAAGCACTGAGATTAATAAACCAATCCCAATCCCCAGCCCGCTTCAGCAAAACCGCCACCGCGTGGAGCGTCGCCGCCAGCACCGTCGGAACTTTCTCCGTCACCAAATCCGCCGCGCCAACCACCATCGCATTCCGGAACGCGTTCATCACACGCTCCGACCTGACGTACTTGGCCAGCTCGAGCCTCTCGGCGTCGGAGGCTGCCAGATCGAGGTGGAGCAAGTAGTAATTTCTCGGGTGGTAAGTCGCCTGGAGCAGCCGCTTCAGCCGCGGCGCGTCGCCTTTGGAACCGGAGATCATGTACGCGAATCTCGGCAGCCTTGGGAGCTCCGGGGCGTAGGACTCGTCGGAGATGAAATTGTGGTCGAATTGGCGGTGGTCGTAGGCGAGGAGggcgaggaggaggagggcggAGGTGGCGGTGAGGATGAGGAGCCATTGGGGGTGGTTGTTGGTGGTTCGTTTCATGGATTAGGTGGTTGCAGCggttggaggtggtggtggtagtgtCGGCGTGAAGGTCCGTCTTTCTATGTACAGGTGGGGAAATGGCCCAATTGGAGAGGGAAAGGCTACCTTGttgaaatttttaattttaattgatcTGCTACTGCCCGGACTTCTCCACTATTGTACGACCTAATCAAGTATAATAGCTTATCAGCAGTTTTATTATGACTAGACGCTGGAATATGTCAAGCAAGCGCATCTGGTGTAGTGGTATCATAGTACCCTCCCACGGTACTGACCAGGGTTCGATTCCCTGGATGCgcattttattttctctttttgtgATCTTTCTGAGTGATAAGTAACTACTGGTCGCTTTTCTCATATGAACTTATAAAGTACTTGACTTCATTATATCTGTGATTCCGAGAGAGGTCCAGAGGACATGGGGGAAAAGGTTGGATTTAGTACAAATAGGACCCTTATCTGATGATTCGTGTCGATTGATTGATGACAATGGAAATTTCCTCCCGTGATAGAAACTGAATATGTCACGTTGCTTGACTATTGCTTCCCCTATATCCACTAAACTAGACAGCAGCATTCAACCCAACGCATGAACTATCACTAAAGTTACAATGATTTAAGCAAACCACCAATGTCCAATTGTGATCCCCATATGGAATTCatgattctttttcttcaattcaTTGCCTATTATTCCAAGTAACATGGAGCAATTAATCGTGAACATTAATGTAAAGATGGAGACaccatttctatttttatcattcattTAAAAAGTTAAGCAGAGATTAGTAGCATGTATAAGATAATATTCAATCTTGCATTTTGTTGTAAAGAAGTTTGCCGTATTATAGAGAGGACATTTTAGAAATGGATTTCCGGTTGTCATATATTTGTCATCATTTTTTAATGAAAGGATCTTCGTCATCatttaaaatataataattaagTAGGAAAAATAgcgtgaaaaaaaaaagaactagCTATCTAATCTTAAATTATATGTTCATACATAGGCCGAATTTTAAGGTTTTTGACAAATAAATAGTTTGATTGCTTAGTCTTGTAGATTGTTTCACACAATTCAATTATGCATATGTTAGTAGCCCGGGTATTTTGTGTTCATGTAATTgcattatttttcataattaaTGAATATATGTCgttttaaataattatattaaaaaatgCTAAATTAGAAAAGAGAATTCACCGTTTCAAATTGATTAATCATGATGAAGGAAGTTAATTATCAGAGATTATTGATATATTGAGAATAAAAAAGTTGGTAGTATCCTCGCATGAAAAATTAACTAAAATGTTAATTGGTTCATACTAGCTCCATCAGTCATCACACCTTAATGAATAAGTCATTAATTTCAGCACAACTTAAAGGGATGTGGCACCATGCACGAACTTTAACACCAGGCAAGAAACTACATTTTCTACCCATTTTAACCAATAAACCACAAGGAACAACATCATTACGTGCAGTGTGAGGTAAGACCATTTTACAGCAAAATGATGACTTACCAACTCCACTGAAGTCTGTCTCACCGAATTAAGAATCTCTTAAAATAACACGCACTCTCACAACTTTTCCCATTGATCTGGGTTTAATCTTACAGGTTCGATTTCCTCCTTCTCCACGAAGAATATGATCAAAACCATTCAACAAGCTAGCAACACTTGCAGATTTATCTCCCCCTTCATTTCTGATTAATTACCAAACTGAAAACCAAAGGAGACGAAAGACCAAAAAGAGCTGTCTACCGACCTAGCCACCTGCATGTATATCCACCTATTTGGCCATATATCAGATACATATCACTTTACTGACCTAATCTTgaatctatatatatgataatggCAGAGTATATAACATAGTTCGATCAAGTTGTTTAaaatagagtttttttcaccaacaatccctcaactctggtgtacctaccaatgtgatacctcaactcttaatcgtaccaatgtgatacccagactttagtattgctatcattgaagtacttccgtcagtttttttcaacttctccgtcatcttggt contains:
- the LOC126799825 gene encoding transcription factor-like protein DPB, producing MEVEYLGDSFGELSRGYPSPETPKSAPVSNAAASKSVRISDSMNFQYDNISTPDVEKNAGKKKKGSKYTSRGLRQFSFMVYSKLKTKGRATYDEIADEIISELPRIYGETEALSEEDEKNIRRRVYDALNVLTAMDIITKEKKQIWWKGLRDSNIDLDEIEAQRFKLVGRIREKEAYLNDLEEQMADLQNLMLRNKQLLKSGNSRHKGFSFPFILAQTSNNATVEIEISEDMQLVHCDFNSTPFSLHDDTAILKFMRCQQLPESRNVSQSSSVYSSSSSGTTRPFRWNSETTPK
- the LOC126798300 gene encoding beta-glucuronosyltransferase GlcAT14C-like — encoded protein: MKRTTNNHPQWLLILTATSALLLLALLAYDHRQFDHNFISDESYAPELPRLPRFAYMISGSKGDAPRLKRLLQATYHPRNYYLLHLDLAASDAERLELAKYVRSERVMNAFRNAMVVGAADLVTEKVPTVLAATLHAVAVLLKRAGDWDWFINLSASDYPLMSQDDLLHIFSYLPRDLNFLEHTSNIGWKENQRARPIIIDPGLYHNKKSGVFWAKERRSLPASFKLFMGSTGMMLTRSFLEFCILGWDNLPRTLLMYYTNFLSSPEGYFHTVICNHKDYQNTTVNHDLHYIRWDSPPKLNPVNLTLEHYKDIFQAGTPFGSPFARDDPVLDKIDKVLLKRPTGHLAPGGWCLGRVGKDRCSVYGYPLAVKPSVDSKRLEKLIVKLLDSENFRSNQCK